The proteins below come from a single Columba livia isolate bColLiv1 breed racing homer chromosome 26, bColLiv1.pat.W.v2, whole genome shotgun sequence genomic window:
- the NCDN gene encoding neurochondrin isoform X1, protein MAAGSGDGTATLKRCLGVLRDARNDSEQFAALLLVTKAVRAGEVDAKTRRQIFDAIGFTFPNRLLLSRQPPAGCPPHTFRALGLTLLACFCTDPELAGHSQILNKIPTFNDILVSPCDPDGTSMIDDVYQCLSAVMATARGPRELVTKGTVCALCQAYVKSGYGSDRALTLLLGLLAVAEAKCWQRDAPHLLAVLSKLSDDFLKAEDMTKFELCEVLPHFVPLSPPLTQDPQGRECLHRLSKGLADILGSKLSQSQRDPALKLAACLVQACGSEWIPAGSAGSKFLALLVNLACVEVRLTLEEPDPVEAEGKKEVVTACYVLIEMGIQECLREEKPLLEDVQKIQLMRIMEEAFGAVIFYLRQVKQEELEDPFIFASVRILGAWMAEETSSLKQEICELLPFLVHYAKKLFQEGSTAASLPQPELVSTEGSNLPRDALRFLLPGFCHLTAEDRPRDILVAAGAPALLFEYFLHQWELLTSEPTSPTPLTSAEMSLQTLCGIFLNLVVTAPDLIRRDKTFSSLMDMLLKSLPLVLPQKDHLVLAANFATLGLMLARILASPAVLQGTQPAKEFFGAAIRFLSQAHTAQAEPGSDTLAMAVSPAYSSAWAELRELWLLGTQALAGCVPLLPWLPQAVLQVRWLETLADLLTRVDPASVDFELIAAFQGVLVELARASKACRDVIVSHHGGEWANLYGMAALEQCLSEQ, encoded by the exons ATGGCCGCGGGCTCCGGAGACGGAACCGCGACGCTGAAGAGGTGTCTCGGTGTCCTCAGAGACGCGAGAAACGACAGTGAGCAGTTCGCAGCCCTGCTGCTG GTGACCAAAGCGGTCAGAGCTGGAGAAGTGGACGCCAAGACCCGTCGCCAGATCTTTGACGCGATTGGGTTCACGTTTCCAAATCGcctgctgctctccaggcaGCCCCCGGCCGGCTGCCCCCCGCACACCTTCCGCGCGCTGGGCCTGACGCTCTTGGCGTGTTTCTGCACTGACCCAGAGCTAGCTGGGCACTCCCAGATCCTGAACAAAATCCCGACCTTCAATGACATCCTGGTGTCCCCCTGCGATCCAGACGGCACGTCCATGATCGATGATGTGTACCAGTGCCTCAGTGCTGTCATGGCCACTGCCAGGGGCCCCAGAGAGCTGGTGACCAAAGGGACGGTGTGTGCCCTGTGCCAGGCCTATGTGAAGAGCGGTTATGGCTCCGACCGTGCTTTGACCCTGCTCTTGGGGCTGTTGGCTGTAGCAGAGGCAAAGTGCTGGCAGAGAGATGCTCCACACCTCCTGGCCGTGCTTAGCAAGCTCTCCGATGATTTCCTCAAGGCTGAAGACATGACCAAATTTGAGCTGTGTGAGGTTCTGCCTCACTTCGTCCCCCTGTCGCCACCACTCACGCAGGACCCACAGGGCCGCGAGTGCCTGCACAGACTTTCCAAAGGGCTGGCTGACATCTTGGGCAGTAAACTCAGCCAGTCGCAGCGGGACCCTGCTCTGAAGCTCGCTGCCTGCCTCGTGCAGGCCTGCGGGTCAGAGTGGATCCCAGCAGGGAGTGCTGGAAGCAAGTTCCTGGCCTTGCTGGTGAACTTGGCTTGTGTGGAGGTCCGCCTGACCCTGGAGGAGCCAGATCCCGTGGAGgcggaggggaaaaaagaagtggTGACAGCCTGCTATGTCCTTATCGAGATGGGGATCCAGGAGTGTCTGAGAGAAGAGAAACCACTGCTGGAAGACGTGCAGAAAATACAGCTCATGAGGATCATGGAAGAGGCATTTGGAGCTGTAATATTCTACTTAAGACAG GTTAAACAGGAGGAGCTAGAAGATCCTTTCATATTTGCTTCTGTTCGAATCCTTGGAGCATGGATGGCAGAAGAGACATCCTCCCTCAAGCAGGAAATCTGTGagctcttgcctttccttgttcaTTATGCCAAGAAGCTTTTCCAAGAGGGCAGCACAGCTGCGAGTCTTCCTCAGCCGGAGCTGGTCAGCACTGAGGGCTCTAACTTACCCCGGGATGCTCTGAG gTTTCTGCTACCTGGCTTTTGCCATTTAACAGCAGAGGACAGGCCCCGGGACATCCTCGTCGCAGCAGGGGCACCAGCACTGCTGTTCGAGTACTTCCTCCATCAGTGGGAGCTGCTGACCTCCGAGCCCACATCTCCAACTCCACTGACAAGCGCTGAAATGAGTCTACAGACCCTGTGTGGGATTTTCCTTAACCTGGTCGTGACTGCACCAGATCTCATCAG gCGAGACAAAACCTTTTCCTCCTTGATGGACATGTTGCTGAAGTCTCTTCCACTGGTGCTGCCCCAGAAAGATCACCTGGTTCTAGCAGCCAACTTTGCCACGCTGGGTCTGATGCTGGCCAGGATTCTTGCCAGTCCAGCAG TTCTCCAGGGGACTCAACCCGCCAAGGAGTTTTTTGGAGCCGCCATTCGCTTCCTATCGCAGGCCCACACCGCCCAGGCGGAGCCCGGCAGCGACACCTTGGCCATGGCCGTGTCTCCCGCCTACAGCAGCGCCTGGGCCGAGCTCCGCgagctgtggctgctggggacgcaggcgctggcgGGCTGCGTGCcgctgctgccctggctgccgCAGGCCGTGCTGCAGGTGCGGTGGCTGGAAACCCTCGCAGACCTACTGACCCGCGTCGATCCAGCCTCGGTGGATTTTGAACTCATTGCTGCGTTCCAGGGCGTGTTGGTAGAGCTGGCCAGAGCCAGCAAGGCGTGCAGGGACGTCATCGTGTCACACCACGGTGGGGAATGGGCCAACCTTTACGGAATGGCAGCTTTGGAGCAGTGTCTGTCTGAGCAGTGA
- the NCDN gene encoding neurochondrin isoform X2: MIDDVYQCLSAVMATARGPRELVTKGTVCALCQAYVKSGYGSDRALTLLLGLLAVAEAKCWQRDAPHLLAVLSKLSDDFLKAEDMTKFELCEVLPHFVPLSPPLTQDPQGRECLHRLSKGLADILGSKLSQSQRDPALKLAACLVQACGSEWIPAGSAGSKFLALLVNLACVEVRLTLEEPDPVEAEGKKEVVTACYVLIEMGIQECLREEKPLLEDVQKIQLMRIMEEAFGAVIFYLRQVKQEELEDPFIFASVRILGAWMAEETSSLKQEICELLPFLVHYAKKLFQEGSTAASLPQPELVSTEGSNLPRDALRFLLPGFCHLTAEDRPRDILVAAGAPALLFEYFLHQWELLTSEPTSPTPLTSAEMSLQTLCGIFLNLVVTAPDLIRRDKTFSSLMDMLLKSLPLVLPQKDHLVLAANFATLGLMLARILASPAVLQGTQPAKEFFGAAIRFLSQAHTAQAEPGSDTLAMAVSPAYSSAWAELRELWLLGTQALAGCVPLLPWLPQAVLQVRWLETLADLLTRVDPASVDFELIAAFQGVLVELARASKACRDVIVSHHGGEWANLYGMAALEQCLSEQ, translated from the exons ATGATCGATGATGTGTACCAGTGCCTCAGTGCTGTCATGGCCACTGCCAGGGGCCCCAGAGAGCTGGTGACCAAAGGGACGGTGTGTGCCCTGTGCCAGGCCTATGTGAAGAGCGGTTATGGCTCCGACCGTGCTTTGACCCTGCTCTTGGGGCTGTTGGCTGTAGCAGAGGCAAAGTGCTGGCAGAGAGATGCTCCACACCTCCTGGCCGTGCTTAGCAAGCTCTCCGATGATTTCCTCAAGGCTGAAGACATGACCAAATTTGAGCTGTGTGAGGTTCTGCCTCACTTCGTCCCCCTGTCGCCACCACTCACGCAGGACCCACAGGGCCGCGAGTGCCTGCACAGACTTTCCAAAGGGCTGGCTGACATCTTGGGCAGTAAACTCAGCCAGTCGCAGCGGGACCCTGCTCTGAAGCTCGCTGCCTGCCTCGTGCAGGCCTGCGGGTCAGAGTGGATCCCAGCAGGGAGTGCTGGAAGCAAGTTCCTGGCCTTGCTGGTGAACTTGGCTTGTGTGGAGGTCCGCCTGACCCTGGAGGAGCCAGATCCCGTGGAGgcggaggggaaaaaagaagtggTGACAGCCTGCTATGTCCTTATCGAGATGGGGATCCAGGAGTGTCTGAGAGAAGAGAAACCACTGCTGGAAGACGTGCAGAAAATACAGCTCATGAGGATCATGGAAGAGGCATTTGGAGCTGTAATATTCTACTTAAGACAG GTTAAACAGGAGGAGCTAGAAGATCCTTTCATATTTGCTTCTGTTCGAATCCTTGGAGCATGGATGGCAGAAGAGACATCCTCCCTCAAGCAGGAAATCTGTGagctcttgcctttccttgttcaTTATGCCAAGAAGCTTTTCCAAGAGGGCAGCACAGCTGCGAGTCTTCCTCAGCCGGAGCTGGTCAGCACTGAGGGCTCTAACTTACCCCGGGATGCTCTGAG gTTTCTGCTACCTGGCTTTTGCCATTTAACAGCAGAGGACAGGCCCCGGGACATCCTCGTCGCAGCAGGGGCACCAGCACTGCTGTTCGAGTACTTCCTCCATCAGTGGGAGCTGCTGACCTCCGAGCCCACATCTCCAACTCCACTGACAAGCGCTGAAATGAGTCTACAGACCCTGTGTGGGATTTTCCTTAACCTGGTCGTGACTGCACCAGATCTCATCAG gCGAGACAAAACCTTTTCCTCCTTGATGGACATGTTGCTGAAGTCTCTTCCACTGGTGCTGCCCCAGAAAGATCACCTGGTTCTAGCAGCCAACTTTGCCACGCTGGGTCTGATGCTGGCCAGGATTCTTGCCAGTCCAGCAG TTCTCCAGGGGACTCAACCCGCCAAGGAGTTTTTTGGAGCCGCCATTCGCTTCCTATCGCAGGCCCACACCGCCCAGGCGGAGCCCGGCAGCGACACCTTGGCCATGGCCGTGTCTCCCGCCTACAGCAGCGCCTGGGCCGAGCTCCGCgagctgtggctgctggggacgcaggcgctggcgGGCTGCGTGCcgctgctgccctggctgccgCAGGCCGTGCTGCAGGTGCGGTGGCTGGAAACCCTCGCAGACCTACTGACCCGCGTCGATCCAGCCTCGGTGGATTTTGAACTCATTGCTGCGTTCCAGGGCGTGTTGGTAGAGCTGGCCAGAGCCAGCAAGGCGTGCAGGGACGTCATCGTGTCACACCACGGTGGGGAATGGGCCAACCTTTACGGAATGGCAGCTTTGGAGCAGTGTCTGTCTGAGCAGTGA